In Cotesia glomerata isolate CgM1 unplaced genomic scaffold, MPM_Cglom_v2.3 scaffold_33, whole genome shotgun sequence, the genomic window attaagaTCACGATTATTCTTATTGTTTTTCTTggaattaaaagtaataaaaaaaaattgtttacagGTGAGTCCAGACGCGCAAGACCGAACAACACAGCAGATTCAATCCAAGCTCGGCAACTACTCTCTGGTGAAGCATCTGCTGGACGAGCCAAAGAGACTGATAGGAATTGAAGGGGTACCAGCTAGTCCAGCGCCAGCGTTGAGCGCATCCACACGGCTGTCTTCGAATAACAATTGCAGGAGTTCGCCGTCTTCCCAAGAATTCAAAAAACCCGGTGGTAATGGTCCACGAACATCGTCATCAGCATCagcatcatcatcatcatcatcatcatcatcatcatcatcgtcgtcgtcgtcgtcgtcgtctgGAACAACAACAACGACGGCAACGTCCTCTAACTCGGCAGTTTTGAGCCATACCTCCCAGCGCGGTGGTTTTATAAAACCCGCGGATGGGAAACCACCTTACGGCGGTCGGGGTGGCTACCCAGGACAACCGGTTAAACACGGTGGTAGTAGCAACGATCACAGGAGCCACGGTATCCTTCCCGCAAAGGGTCCACCTTCGTCAATCGCAAATGCCAATTCGAGCGGAAACAGCGGTGGTCTAACCTCTTCCGGAAGTAATTGTCCTCCTGCCCCCGGTAATTCCGGTAATTTGGGCAGAATTCACACAGCTGCTTCCAGACTCCCAAGGTTACCTCTTGACAACGTGAGTACTTTATTTCCTCTTTTATTTCCTTTATCTCTCACTTTCATTCATCtcgtaaatataaatacatttcCTGCTTTCATACAATCGATAtaataccacttaatttaatataatggTACATTTATCTTGGCTCAAATGTCTAATCActcgtttaatttttatttccaggGAGTAAGACATGGATCCGATCCAGCGGATTTGGAAAACATCCTCAAGGTAGTTACTCAGTGTATTTACTTTTCGG contains:
- the LOC123274411 gene encoding putative protein TPRXL isoform X1, whose amino-acid sequence is MPSSGGYYDDRNPLLKGTMSSVDRDRLRERERQARAAMSVQAEQAAAVGGPETRHPHNQGHHSANSHVTSSAALFRAPVKVSPDAQDRTTQQIQSKLGNYSLVKHLLDEPKRLIGIEGVPASPAPALSASTRLSSNNNCRSSPSSQEFKKPGGNGPRTSSSASASSSSSSSSSSSSSSSSSSSGTTTTTATSSNSAVLSHTSQRGGFIKPADGKPPYGGRGGYPGQPVKHGGSSNDHRSHGILPAKGPPSSIANANSSGNSGGLTSSGSNCPPAPGNSGNLGRIHTAASRLPRLPLDNGVRHGSDPADLENILKEMTMPPIPLSAIAQTPRKEPESKFEFNPVLAKLQLTEKPSEPVKPPRKL
- the LOC123274411 gene encoding putative protein TPRXL isoform X2, yielding MKKPRVDRDRLRERERQARAAMSVQAEQAAAVGGPETRHPHNQGHHSANSHVTSSAALFRAPVKVSPDAQDRTTQQIQSKLGNYSLVKHLLDEPKRLIGIEGVPASPAPALSASTRLSSNNNCRSSPSSQEFKKPGGNGPRTSSSASASSSSSSSSSSSSSSSSSSSGTTTTTATSSNSAVLSHTSQRGGFIKPADGKPPYGGRGGYPGQPVKHGGSSNDHRSHGILPAKGPPSSIANANSSGNSGGLTSSGSNCPPAPGNSGNLGRIHTAASRLPRLPLDNGVRHGSDPADLENILKEMTMPPIPLSAIAQTPRKEPESKFEFNPVLAKLQLTEKPSEPVKPPRKL
- the LOC123274411 gene encoding putative protein TPRXL isoform X3, coding for MSIVDRDRLRERERQARAAMSVQAEQAAAVGGPETRHPHNQGHHSANSHVTSSAALFRAPVKVSPDAQDRTTQQIQSKLGNYSLVKHLLDEPKRLIGIEGVPASPAPALSASTRLSSNNNCRSSPSSQEFKKPGGNGPRTSSSASASSSSSSSSSSSSSSSSSSSGTTTTTATSSNSAVLSHTSQRGGFIKPADGKPPYGGRGGYPGQPVKHGGSSNDHRSHGILPAKGPPSSIANANSSGNSGGLTSSGSNCPPAPGNSGNLGRIHTAASRLPRLPLDNGVRHGSDPADLENILKEMTMPPIPLSAIAQTPRKEPESKFEFNPVLAKLQLTEKPSEPVKPPRKL
- the LOC123274411 gene encoding putative protein TPRXL isoform X4, giving the protein MSVQAEQAAAVGGPETRHPHNQGHHSANSHVTSSAALFRAPVKVSPDAQDRTTQQIQSKLGNYSLVKHLLDEPKRLIGIEGVPASPAPALSASTRLSSNNNCRSSPSSQEFKKPGGNGPRTSSSASASSSSSSSSSSSSSSSSSSSGTTTTTATSSNSAVLSHTSQRGGFIKPADGKPPYGGRGGYPGQPVKHGGSSNDHRSHGILPAKGPPSSIANANSSGNSGGLTSSGSNCPPAPGNSGNLGRIHTAASRLPRLPLDNGVRHGSDPADLENILKEMTMPPIPLSAIAQTPRKEPESKFEFNPVLAKLQLTEKPSEPVKPPRKL